A DNA window from Brassica napus cultivar Da-Ae chromosome C1, Da-Ae, whole genome shotgun sequence contains the following coding sequences:
- the LOC111202332 gene encoding extensin-like: MKCSIVLVEAAILCLVAFPTTTVGKNLRFGLKPTQGWPHPSEASTNQMFMSTSHKFNYGDSKVWRCTHSNGSAPAISISISPSTPTTPSPSTPTTPSPSPPTPKTSPPPPTPSPPPPTPNKAPSPPPPTPSPPPSTPTKVPSPLPPTPSPTPPTPTKAPSPPLPKPSPHPPPTPTKAPSPPPPTPSLPPPTPTKVPSPPPPTLSPPPTPTKASSPPLPKPSLPPPTPKKTPFPPPPTPSLPPPTPKKSPSPSPPSDDESSSPSQPSNPPHHHHHEYPLEHIGRCYRNMGQVGFCRGQMAISFYTRLFKVSKYCCNLIVNMKNECDDVIWGYFYDPHFVPLVRCTCHVSF; the protein is encoded by the coding sequence atgaaATGCTCCATCGTCCTAGTGGAAGCAGCTATCCTCTGCCTCGTCGCTTTTCCGACCACAACCGTCGGCAAGAACCTGAGATTCGGGCTAAAGCCTACCCAAGGATGGCCACATCCGTCGGAAGCCTCAACAAACCAGATGTTTATGAGCACTTCCCATAAGTTTAACTATGGGGACTCTAAAGTTTGGAGATGTACTCATAGCAACGGATCTGCTCCTGCCATTTCCATTTCCATTTCTCCGTCAACTCCAACAACGCCGTCACCGTCAACACCAACTACTCCGTCTCCTTCGCCACCCACTCCCAAAACGTCTCCGCCGCCACCTACACCATCTCCTCCACCTCCAACTCCCAATAAAGCTCCATCCCCACCGCCACCTACACCATCTCCTCCTCCTTCGACTCCAACGAAAGTTCCATCTCCGCTGCCACCTACACCGTCTCCTACACCTCCAACTCCAACGAAAGCTCCATCTCCACCGTTACCTAAACCATCTCCTCATCCTCCTCCGACTCCAACGAAAGCTCCATCTCCGCCGCCACCTACACCATCTCTTCCTCCTCCGACTCCAACCAAAGTTCCATCTCCACCGCCACCTACACTATCTCCTCCTCCGACTCCAACGAAAGCTTCATCTCCACCACTGCCAAAACCATCTCTTCCTCCTCCAACTCCCAAGAAAACTCCATTTCCACCGCCGCCAACACCATCTCTTCCACCTCCAACTCCCAAGAAGTCTCCGTCTCCTTCGCCTCCAAGTgatgatgagtcatcatctccTAGCCAGCCATCAAACCcacctcatcatcatcatcatgagtATCCATTGGAACACATTGGAAGATGTTATAGAAACATGGGACAAGTTGGGTTTTGTCGGGGGCAGATGGCGATCAGTTTCTACACGAGGTTGTTTAAAGTCAGTAAGTATTGTTGCAACCTTATCGTCAACATGAAAAATGAATGCGACGACGTCATTTGGGGATACTTCTACGATCCTCACTTTGTTCCTCTTGTTCGTTGCACTTGTCACGTCTCCTTCTAG